A single genomic interval of Planctomycetota bacterium harbors:
- the dnaK gene encoding molecular chaperone DnaK, translated as MSKPIGIDLGTTNSVVSVVEGGSPKVLVNSSGNRLTPSVVAFTDKGEVLVGQSAKHQQVTNPKRTVYSIKRFMGRRHSEVESEEKIVPYKVTGGQKELVKVEVDGKQYTPQEISAKVLMDLKKTAEDYLGEKVTKAVVTVPAYFNDSQRQATKEAGEIAGLDVMRIINEPTAAALAYGLDKKKEETVAVFDFGGGTFDISILEIDPEVGTFQVRSTNGDTHLGGDDIDQRLIDHIAEQFRKEQGIDLRNDPMALQRLKEAAEKAKCELSKQLETTINLPFITADQSGPKHLQMNLTRAKLEALIKDLLERLRKPCLAALQDAKLKPSDIHEVVLVGGSTRIPAVGALVKELFNKEPNRSINPDEVVSVGAAILANELEKGGSSDVLLLDVTPLSLGIETLGGVMTALIPRNTTIPTSKKEVFSTATDSQTEVTVHVLQGERPMAKDNRTLGMFNLTGIPPAPRGQPQIEVEFNIDANGILAVKAKDTATGKEQSIEIKGSSGLDENEIERMKKDAEAHAAEDQKRRDFIDAKNHADTLVYSVKKSLEEHGDKVSQETRTNIERALTGVEEAMKGEDKAALDKAVETLNNAAMELGKAAYEAASKSGEGAAPGGEPAGAGKKSGGDDVIDAEFEVKE; from the coding sequence ATGTCCAAACCCATCGGCATCGACTTGGGAACCACCAACTCCGTCGTCTCCGTCGTCGAAGGCGGCTCCCCCAAAGTGCTCGTCAACTCCTCCGGCAATCGGCTCACGCCGTCCGTCGTGGCGTTCACCGACAAGGGCGAAGTCCTCGTCGGTCAGTCCGCCAAGCATCAGCAGGTCACCAACCCCAAGCGCACCGTTTACTCCATCAAGCGCTTCATGGGCCGGCGGCACAGCGAAGTCGAATCCGAAGAGAAGATCGTCCCCTACAAAGTGACCGGCGGGCAGAAGGAGCTCGTCAAGGTCGAAGTCGACGGCAAGCAGTACACGCCGCAGGAAATCAGCGCGAAGGTGCTGATGGACCTCAAGAAGACCGCGGAGGATTACCTCGGCGAGAAGGTCACCAAGGCCGTCGTCACCGTCCCCGCGTACTTCAATGACTCGCAGCGCCAGGCGACCAAGGAAGCGGGCGAGATCGCCGGGCTCGACGTGATGCGCATCATCAACGAGCCGACCGCCGCCGCGCTGGCATACGGCCTCGACAAGAAGAAAGAGGAAACCGTCGCCGTGTTCGACTTCGGCGGCGGAACCTTCGACATCTCCATTCTCGAAATCGACCCCGAAGTCGGAACCTTCCAGGTCCGCTCCACCAACGGCGACACCCACCTCGGCGGCGACGACATCGATCAGCGCCTGATCGACCACATCGCTGAGCAGTTCCGCAAGGAACAGGGCATCGACCTGCGCAACGATCCGATGGCGCTGCAGCGCTTGAAGGAAGCGGCGGAAAAGGCCAAGTGCGAACTGTCCAAGCAGCTTGAGACCACCATCAACCTGCCGTTCATCACCGCTGACCAGTCCGGCCCGAAGCACCTGCAGATGAACCTGACCCGCGCGAAACTCGAAGCGCTCATCAAGGACCTGCTCGAGCGCCTCCGCAAACCCTGTCTCGCCGCCCTGCAGGACGCCAAGCTCAAGCCGTCGGACATTCACGAAGTCGTCCTCGTCGGCGGGTCGACGCGCATCCCCGCCGTCGGGGCGCTCGTCAAGGAACTCTTCAACAAGGAGCCTAATCGCTCCATCAACCCCGACGAAGTCGTCAGCGTCGGTGCGGCGATTCTCGCCAACGAACTGGAAAAGGGCGGGTCGTCGGATGTGCTCTTGCTGGACGTGACGCCGCTGTCGCTGGGCATCGAGACGCTCGGCGGGGTCATGACCGCGCTCATCCCACGCAACACCACCATCCCGACCTCCAAGAAGGAAGTCTTCTCCACCGCGACCGACTCCCAGACCGAAGTGACGGTCCATGTGCTTCAGGGCGAACGTCCGATGGCCAAGGACAACCGCACGCTGGGCATGTTCAACCTCACCGGCATCCCCCCCGCACCCCGCGGCCAGCCGCAGATCGAAGTCGAGTTCAACATCGACGCCAACGGCATCCTGGCGGTCAAGGCCAAGGACACCGCGACCGGCAAGGAACAGTCCATCGAGATCAAGGGTTCGTCGGGCCTGGATGAAAATGAGATCGAGCGGATGAAGAAGGACGCCGAGGCCCACGCCGCCGAGGACCAGAAGCGCCGCGACTTCATCGACGCCAAGAACCACGCCGACACGCTCGTGTACTCCGTGAAAAAGAGTCTGGAAGAGCACGGCGACAAGGTCAGCCAGGAAACCCGCACGAACATCGAGCGGGCGCTGACGGGCGTCGAGGAAGCCATGAAGGGCGAGGACAAGGCCGCGCTCGACAAGGCCGTCGAAACCCTCAACAACGCCGCCATGGAACTCGGCAAAGCCGCCTACGAAGCCGCGAGCAAATCCGGTGAAGGCGCCGCCCCCGGCGGCGAACCCGCCGGCGCCGGCAAAAAATCCGGCGGCGACGACGTCATCGACGCCGAGTTCGAAGTGAAGGAATAA
- a CDS encoding PEP-CTERM sorting domain-containing protein (PEP-CTERM proteins occur, often in large numbers, in the proteomes of bacteria that also encode an exosortase, a predicted intramembrane cysteine proteinase. The presence of a PEP-CTERM domain at a protein's C-terminus predicts cleavage within the sorting domain, followed by covalent anchoring to some some component of the (usually Gram-negative) cell surface. Many PEP-CTERM proteins exhibit an unusual sequence composition that includes large numbers of potential glycosylation sites. Expression of one such protein has been shown restore the ability of a bacterium to form floc, a type of biofilm.): MKLLNMRAGLIVLAAFVLSMSADRARAVSPVIGDINGSFAPGNFFFDQSIDNIGWLVMSDHDVTIDGIFSRFRSISSPPVVTRDVTLSLVRVTGPGTGVIERTGMFSAGQAGGDLGITFAPYQVLAGQQYFLGLEGVAGLGLNIVDFDVSLPGGVMNPDVEFENGWFTGPDFSTFHSVDDSPGFAAPIFIFTGPVPEPATLSVLLLGSVAIFRRRRA; encoded by the coding sequence ATGAAGCTTTTGAATATGCGAGCGGGTTTGATCGTGTTGGCGGCGTTCGTGCTGTCGATGAGTGCGGATCGTGCACGGGCGGTGAGTCCGGTGATCGGCGACATCAACGGGTCGTTCGCACCGGGCAATTTCTTTTTCGATCAGTCCATCGACAACATCGGCTGGCTGGTGATGTCGGACCACGATGTGACGATCGACGGGATCTTCAGCCGATTTCGCTCGATTTCCAGTCCGCCGGTGGTGACGCGGGATGTGACGCTCTCCCTGGTGCGCGTGACCGGGCCGGGCACGGGCGTGATCGAGCGGACCGGGATGTTCTCGGCGGGTCAGGCCGGGGGCGATCTGGGGATCACCTTCGCGCCGTATCAGGTGTTGGCGGGGCAGCAGTATTTTCTGGGGCTTGAGGGTGTGGCGGGTCTGGGGCTCAACATCGTCGACTTCGATGTGAGTCTGCCGGGCGGCGTGATGAATCCCGATGTCGAATTCGAGAACGGCTGGTTCACCGGGCCGGACTTCTCGACCTTCCACAGCGTCGACGACTCGCCGGGCTTCGCGGCTCCGATTTTCATTTTCACGGGTCCCGTGCCCGAGCCGGCCACGCTGAGCGTGTTGCTGCTGGGTAGCGTGGCGATCTTCCGCCGCCGGCGCGCCTGA